DNA from Magnolia sinica isolate HGM2019 chromosome 19, MsV1, whole genome shotgun sequence:
TTCCAAAGTTACAAAAGATGATGCTCCTTTCTCTTTTATTTGGGTTCTTTCTTAGGAATAAAATTCATTTCTCTATTGTATGTGATCTTTCTCTTCACTTCCTGTTTCAAGGAGGACAAGTGGTCAAGTACACTGCCATGTTAGCTTGTGGCAACTATCATGGAGTTGTGGGCTTTGCAAAAGGAAAAGGCCCAGCAATTCCCATTACCCTCcagaaggtatttgtttaatgcaTTTGTAGACATCAGCTCAAATTTGAAGTCCTTGTTAATTGGGAAATCAAGATTATTTATGGTTAATTCTGCATTGTGGCTCATCCATCAGCAAAAGAGTGACTATTTTACCTCCATTTGTTGCCATTCTGAGACGCTGGCGGCCACTTTTGGCAGGTATTCATGAGCTTACTTCTTCAGATGATCTGAATCCCCTCGTTGTTGATGACCGTGCTTTGGTAGTAAATGTGCTGCCTCTTGTGGTGATTGAACTTCCACACTCCTATCTCTTTCCAGTTCCATGGAAACTGTGAGTTGTATATACTCCCATTGAAGAGTTTTGTGATTGAATTCTGTACTCTCTCACAATTTTAATCCACTATATTTCTTCCCTGCCATTTGATACTTTGTAAAGAAATTTGATATAATTGACGTAATTAGTGTTTCTTCCTGGTGCTTGTGATGTCACTCTAGCGAAATCCATATCTAGATAATTAGATAATTAGATGTAGCTATGTCTGGTAATATATAGTATACTGGAGCTTGTCATGACCATTGTGCTTGTGAAAATTTCAGGGAATTCCACAAATTATTTTGTTGATGCTATACTGTTTTATCAGTCCAACTGTTTTTGTTTTTCCTGGTTCTGTGTTGATTGTTAATTGATGAATTCTCCACTTCTAACTTAATAGGTTGCGGAGGGTGTAAAAACAGCTGGTGCTTCACGTATAATTGGTGTAGATAACGACAATA
Protein-coding regions in this window:
- the LOC131235408 gene encoding BEACH domain-containing protein C1-like isoform X1; this encodes MELWALQKEKAQQFPLPSRSKRVTILPPFVAILRRWRPLLAGIHELTSSDDLNPLVVDDRALVVNVLPLVVAEGVKTAGASRIIGVDNDNKNFDVGWRFVV
- the LOC131235408 gene encoding uncharacterized protein LOC131235408 isoform X2, whose translation is MELWALQKEKAQQFPLPSRRRWRPLLAGIHELTSSDDLNPLVVDDRALVVNVLPLVVAEGVKTAGASRIIGVDNDNKNFDVGWRFVV